Sequence from the Helianthus annuus cultivar XRQ/B chromosome 13, HanXRQr2.0-SUNRISE, whole genome shotgun sequence genome:
TCTTGTCCATATCCAACTCATCCACCAAACTCACCCCTCCAACGTGGCTCATCTCAAACCAATAACTGCCACCCAGAATTACCACAATACCCTCATCACCCAACATTCCACACCCCACACAAAGGTCAAACTAGACTTTTCACACCCCACACACCTCAAAATCCCGCCAACACGTTTGTGGTGTGAGGGTAACAATGAAGCTATCTTCCTCACAACAACACTTTCCTCTCTTCAATGGCGGTTCAAAGTTACACTTCACTACCTTCATCAAACCCTCGTTTTCACATTCTCACCTCCAGTTTCCATCTCTACCGGCTCTTGATTCTTCCTCCTCCTCCGCCGCATCGATTCCGGCACCGGTCCTCCGAGAAACCGCCGTTCCTGCTGAATTTGCTGATACCGGAAGTAGCGAAATCTCGAAACGGACGGTTAAGGAGTTGCTCGTTATTCGACGGCCGGTGAAGGAGTCTGCCGGTGACGGTGAAGGTGAAGGAGATGCTGACGTGGAAGTGGAAGTGGAAGGAAGTTCGTCGCTTACGTCATCGTCGTCGGTTGTTGATGCTGAGTTGTCTAGGTTTGCGAAGAAGATGCCGATTTTTGAGCCGATGAGAATTGATTCGAGTTCTGGTGAGAAACCGCTAGGTGTTAATTTGGATCTAGCGTTGTATAGAGCTAAAGTGTTGGGGAGGAATTTTAGATACAAGGAAGCTGAGGAAGTTCTTCAGAAGGTATAACGATCTCGTTATGATAATTGATTTGATCCGTGTGTTGATGCATTGTGTATGTGGTTCATAGTTAAGCTAGATTAAGTTTGTTATGAACATCTTAGATTTTGTTTTGTTAATTAAATCTAAATATGTTAGCTGGTTAATATGTTATTGAAGTGATCAAACTGACTGTAGATTATAAGTTCAAATAGATGAAGATTACATTACATTACAGGACTTGCATTAAGTTGAAGTTATTACCTCTGAATTTGATGTAAAATGCTACTGTAATTGCTCTTGATCCGTTTCCGTTTTTGTTGTGAGAAGCTTCTTACTTGTATCTGATATCCATAGAATGTTTTTATATAAAGTATCTTTTGTTGGTTCCAATCGATCTTAGATCTCTAGAACATGAATCGAATATAACAAACTGAACTTGAATATAACTTGAATCTCTGAATACATGTATGTTTTACAATTGAAATCTAAAGCCCTATTTATAAGTAAGTAAAAGGTGCGATTGTAGAGACGTGTCACTTCACGAAcgggtgtgtctattgatcttgtGGATGTGATTGTACTTGAAGAGGTGCgtcctttttttttttctttgaagcCGTCGATCAAAGGGTGTGTCCAAGGGACACATCGATTCCTTTAGGTAGTTGGTTATCAACTTCTGTTTTGTCACATCTAGTCCCTTTGCTTCATAACTACCCTAATATTATCTTTATACTATATACATAATAACCCTTGAACTTTAGAATGTGTAAGGATTAATGATTTCATCTTTGGTGTGAAGTGCATATCTTACTGGCCTGAGGATGGAAGATCTTATGTGGCACTAGGAAAAATATTGGGCAAGCAATCAAAAGCAAATGAAGCAAGAGCAGTCTATGAGAAGGGCTGCCAAGCAACACAAGGTGAAAATGCCTACATTTGGCAGGTCAGTCTTCCCTCTAAAGAATAATCAAACTTCTTAATGATTTTGTTTTGCTTAAATACTTGTATTTGTTACATGAATCCAGTGCTGGGCTGTTCTGGAAAACAAAATGGGAAATATACGGAGGGCAAGGCAACTATTTGATGCTGCAACAGTAGCTGACAAAAAACACATAGCAGCATGGCATGGATGGGCAGTTTTGGAACTGAAAGTCGGAAACGTAAAGAAAGCTAGGTATCTTCTAAGTAAAGGAATAAAAAACTGTGGTGGAAATGAATACATATATCAAACACTTGCAATGCTTGAAGCTAAAGCAAACCGCTATGAGCAAGCACGTTACTTGTTCAGGCAGGCTACTAAATGTAATCCCAAAAGCTGTGCAAGTTGGCTTGTAAGTCATCAGATTCTAACCTTCATATATTCGCCGAaacattgggggggggggggggtgcacCCCCCACTTCACACTAAGCTACGCCCCTGAACTTATAAAGAAGTAATTTTAAAAAATTCATTACTCGTGTAGGCTTGGGCTCAACTTGAAGTACAACAAGAAAATTATCGCGATGCTAGACAGctttttgaggtaaagcatttttttttcttctagtaaaatgccattttcgtccctccctgaggtttggccagttttgcgactttcgtccaaaggtttgtttttccgcatctggatccaaagggtttgaaatcttgccattttcatccgtctcgttaacttcatccattttttctcggttaaagtcaagggtatttccgtcttttttgttaacttaaagggcaattcggtctttttcactttattgACAGGCATTTAGCATAATGGACAAGTATTCAAAAgatcgaattgccctttaagttaacaaaaaaagacaATAATACCCCTGATgtaatggagaaaaatggatggagttaacatgCCGGATGAAattggcaagatttcaaaccttttggatccataaGCGAAAaaaaacctttggacgaaagtctcaaaattggccaaaccttagagggacgaaaatgacattttactctttttcttttcttaagTTGTTTACTTGTTTAACAAGAATCACTAAACATTTGTGATGTTTTCTTGTCTTGTATCAGAAAGCTGTGGAAGCTAGTCCAAAGAACAGATTTGCATGGCATGTATGGGGAGTTTTTGAATCTAATATCGGAAACGTTGATAAGGGGCGGAAACTGTTAAAAATCGGACATGCGTTAAATCCTAGAGATCCTGTATTACTTCAGTCACTTGGTTTGTTAGAGTACAAACATTCAGCTCCCAATTTTGCTCGAGCGTTGTTCAGAAGAGCTGCAGAATTAGACCCGAGGCACCAACCTGTTTGGATTGTAAGCATATTATTTTTCGttttctttttttgaaaaatttagtTTTATTTGATCGCTGTGGTATTTTTGTTATTGAAATTAGGCTTGGGGTTGGATGGAGTGGAAAGAAGGAAATATAAAAACAGCTAGAGAACTCTACCAAAAAGCATTGTCAATCAATTCAACAAGTGAAAGTGCTGCTCGCTGCCTTCAGGTTTTGGTTCTTCTTTCACCTTTGCACATTTTTAAAAGTTAACAAGTCGATACGTTAAACTATTAATGCGTGCATTCTAAATGAGTTTAGGGACTTCAATTCAAAAATTAGTTTAGAGGCTTTTACATGTATTTCTTTACAAGTTAATATGCCAAAATTAGGTTAAGAAATCTTTTATAATATTGGTATACAGGCTTGGGGTGTTCTGGAACAACGATTGGGTAATTTATCAGCTGCTAGAAGACTATTTAGATCATCACTTAACATAAATTCTCAAAGTTATGTAACATGGATGACATGGGCATCTCTTGAAGAAGATGAAGGAAACTCCATTCGTGCAGAAGAGATCCGGAACCTCTATTTCCAACAGGTATTTCACATGTCTTTTTATATGATTTGTTAATAATCAAAGAgattatatttataattattattgGTTGGTTGCAACAGCGTACAGAAGTGGTTGATGATGGTTCATGGGTGACAGGAATGTTGGACATTATAGATCCAGCCATTGATAGTATAAAGAAACTACTAAACATTAATCAGAACCCGTATAACAAGACACGTGATTCTTCAACAAGTGAAGACGGCTCAGACCGTGTTGTTGATGAAAGTAACACAGAAAGTGGAACCGGGTTTGATTTAGATGGTTTTATCCGTAAGAAACTCTCTCTTGATGCGTCAAAACTGGATATTGATTTAGAATCTAAATCCAACAAGTCTCCAAGAAAGATTTGGCGAGCAAGTGAAAGTAAAGTGCCAGTATAACCAGCGACTAGTAATACATTGAAAGCAAATTCAAACAAATTGTGGTCTGGTCTGCTTAGCTCAAGCTGAAGCTAAATACACAAGTATTGGATGAATGATCTAAACACAAGGTGCTCACAGATATTATATGATTGTTCATTGTAGCTTAAAAGTGTAAGACAATGATGCCTTATTTCAGAAGAGAAGCTTTGTAATTATACTGAATGCTTTGATCATCTTTTAGCAATATCGAGATTGCTAAAGGACATGGCTGACCTGACATAAATctttgatcatcatcatcatcatcatactcggtaaattccaccaatagcaaaactaaggtagggtctgagaagggtaagatgtagacagccttacctctacctgtaggaatagagaggttgcttccagtgagacccctggctcgatagtagttttgcatcaagccttagattagtgcatgtactcccttgtcttttggctatcaacgccaccacatgatgcatgattaaccatcctcctcttttaacgttattttcatgaaattagtaaaataacgttaaaattagtgcactttcattttagccccccgagcgcccacacatatatacattatatgcgcatactgCTTCCATGAAATCCTAGGAAATAGTCTCTGTCCAGAGTTATAGTTGAACTTTTTTTATAAACAGATTCAGGAGGAGCACCATCTGTGTCGACTCATCCAAAAGGTCCAAACCTGTGTTTGTTGGTGCTAAACGACGTTGAAGCTAACCCATTATCGACAAACTCGCTGGCTACTGAAGTTAAAAACTCTTGATGGGTGATTAAAGGTcacttttattttataaaaatggacTACCTCTTTCAAATAaaacgaacccaaaataataacACAGGTTTTCTTGTTTCAAATCAATCAGCCAATACAGAGTTTCATATGTGCACTCAAAAGACTCGGGGCGATGTGAGACGCAGAAGACAAACAAGTCGCctgcttctgtttcttttcttctACACAGGCTGCTTGGTTTCTGCCTCTTTCTTCTTAGCGGATGCAAAATTAATGTTCGTTTTAGGCTCTCTTTTTTCAGCATACAATTTGGATGTTTTCAATTGCTAATTATATTAGCTTTTTTTATTGCAATTTGCTGTCGTGGGGAATTATTTTTCCCACAACAAGAAATTTGTCGCTATTGCCTGGATCCGACGATTTCCAACAAAAAAACGACGTTGGAAAATAGCTAGTTTTTTGGTAGTGAAAGTTCCTAAACATGTCTATATTCACGTACTTTAGAAAAAACTAAAATAGTCACTTGTCTGCGATTTAACCATGTCATAGTAGATTCAGGCTTGGGGTGTTCAGGAACAACGATTGGGTAATTTATACACGGCTAGAACACTTAACACGAACTCTCATAATTATGTAACATTGATGACATGGGCATCTCTTAACGAAACTACTTGACATCAATCATAACGCATATAACAAGACACGATTCTCCAACAAGTGAGGAGGGACCAGATCGCACTGGTGAAAGTGTAATACATAAAGTGGAACCAGGTTTGATTTAGATGTGTTTATTAGTGAGAAAATATCTCTTGATGCATCAAAACTGGATATTGATTTAGAACCAAAATCAAGAATTTGGTGCAAAAGGAAGGCTCACCTCCTAGAAATATTTGGAGACCAAGTAAAAGTGTGAAACAATGAATGCCTTGTTTCATATGACCAAAACAGAAGAGAAGCATTATCTAAAGGGCATGCTCGGCTTTACATAAACCTCGATGGCAAACCGTTTGCACGGTTAGACTCGGTTgatttttaggaaaaaaaaaaaagaaacgaaAATCCCGAAAAACGTTTTGGACATTATATATCATTTGATTCGTTTTTTCAAGACGAGTCTAATGGTACaatttggtaaaaacagtttTCGGTCAGTTTTTGAACGTTTACAATTTGGTAAAAACGTTAAATAAGTCCCACGTAAACACTGAAACAAAGAGGAAGCAGAAGTAAAGAAACTGCATTAACAAGAACCTAAAACCGAATTTACAATCTTCAACTTCCTTCTACATCAAAGATTTTCGTGTTCTGTCTTCACTGAAAGTACATTTTATTTGGATTTCGATTTTACATTAAAGTCGAACAGAGACCAATAAAGAGTTCACACCAAAATCCAACAGAAACAAGACCAATGTTTCAGTCGCTTCTCTTAGTGTTAACCGGAGAGTTTTGCTCTGTCAGCATTTTAAGAACATTAACCAGTGCTCGCAACCGGTCCCACACATTGAACCCGTACAACGCCTCCACGAGCGACTGCTGAAACTCAAACGCGTTTTCCGCAACAGGATACTGGAATCGAAAGTAAACAACCAATTCGTTCACGTTTTAATCCCTTCTGTTTGCCACTTCTAATTTATAATCGTAAGAAATAAAAAAATTCCAAAACTTAAAATTACCTGAATTGGCTTTGGTATTTTGGTTTTTATCAAAGGCCACCATCTATCCTCTACCACAGATTTTACAAGGCAGCAAGCACGCAACCCTTCAACACCAGCAAACCGCCCAAATCCGCTGTCTTTTACACCACCGAATGGGAGAGACTGCCAAAGCATAAATtactaaataaataaacatgtcaAGGTAAAATTACCTATTTGcccattaaaaacaaaactttGGACATATATATAGGAGGCAGATCAAATGCAAAGTGGAAATAGCATGAGAAGTGTACTAACTGGACCTTGACCATTGATCACGGAAAATCAATGGCTAAGATAAGGTAGTGACAATTTCGTAATTACGTAAGCGTATGTTATGACTGGAAGGGCAAAAAAACCACGATAGTTAAGACTTCTTATCTAGTTCCACCATTTTTTAAATTGCAATTTGCaaataaaattttaattattcatTTTTTTAATCGTACCATTAAATTgagcattttattctctttaagtTGCTTATagtcatggttgtaaaaatcccgactaggcACCGATTAATCCCCGATTAATCTCGATTAATTTTCGATTAATTACAATTAATCCTGATTATATCCGATTAATCCCCggttaatcccgattaatcgctagtccccacctcacTGACCGACTAGCAATTTCTACAACCATGCTTATAGTACTGCTATATAATTAAAAAAAGGCTTATAATAAAAATGTTGATATGTGTGAGTATAAATGTGCATTATTATATGATATATAAATGTACATAATCATATGATACACCAAGACTTCATATGAAATTTCCACCTTATACATGAACCGTCCTATATAACAGTAAATTTTACCTGACACATGTAATTGGACGCAAAGTCATTAATAGCAGCAACTCCACAATGCAACTGTGAAGCTATGAATCTGGCACGACGTTGACTACCAGAAAAAACAGCACAACCGAGCCCATATTTCGAGTCATTTGCAAGCCTAATAGCCTCTTCATCAGAGCTAAACTTCATGATTGGCATTATCGGCCCAAAAGCCTGCTCATCAAATTATACCATGCCAATTAATtccgaaagtcaaactaaatGAAGACTTTTACAATTAGTTAGTCAACCACTTACTTCCTCTTGCATTAACCTCATTTGGTGGTTGACGTTTACAATGACAGTTGGAGGGAAGTATTGATCAACGGCACCTTCACTGATGTTTCTCACACTTCCGCCACCGACAATCTCTGCTCCTTTATCTAACGCATCGTTTATGAGGCTTTGCAGCCGTTCAGAATGGTCTTGCATGCAGATCGCACCCATATCGTATTTTCCTGATTGAGGAGGACCCTGTGTTATATAAAGAacgggtcaaacgggtcaaacggGTCGAAAGTTGTCCAAAGTTTAGCTTTAATGGATATCACTATATAAATATAAAGAACGGGTCGAACGGGTCAAACGGGTCGAAAGTTGTCCAAAGTTTAGCTTTAATGGATATCACTATATAAAGTGTTTTACTCAGAAGTCAGAAGGTTAAATTATCATTGTAACTAGTATTTTGAGCCGCCACGACGCGCGGCGGCTTCGAAATTTAAAGTAACTTGAACTTATACCGTCAAATATTTTACTCGACTAGTTTGCGAACAAAATTTACATCAAAACGTAGATCAACTGAAAACGCACATGAAAATAAGcacaaaaacgtattatatttgacctcgTTACCGagaaaatttacgtcgaaacgtaaaccaacttggaTTTATAACGAAACGTACTTATGTAAGAAAATAATGTTTTTTAAGATAAAGAATGGCACCACATGTTGAGGTGGAgtcgaaacgtaaagtaactcaaatttataccgcctagtgaaaacgtattatatttgacccgactcattgccgaacaaaacgtagaccaaccaAGAACAAAACATAGACCAAccaaaaacgtacataaaaataaacacggAAACGTTTTATATTTGACCCACATAcgtaaaaataagcacgtaaactCTAGAGggtcaaaatgacattttacaaagtttttaaaAAGCTGAGGGGGGTGTAAGTAGCAATGCTATAAGTTGAAGGGTTGAAtgcacaaaaagaaaaaaaacaataaaaaaattatgtGGACAAAAGCATACTTACAGCTGTAACAGATTTAACGATCTTGACGACGGCAGCTACAAATGCAGAATAGACGTCTTTGTGAACATAAAACCTCTCTGCACCAGCACAATTCTGTCCACTTGATTGCAGGGCAGCCCTAACGGCAACTTGTGCAACCTATACTCAACTCTTAATAAATTATTAAACAATTTATACCATTATTATACAAATTGAGTATATGTTAAACAATCATACATGAGGCACATCTACATCTTCACACACAATAAATGGATCTTTTCCACCAAGCTCAAGAGTCACTGGTATCAATGTGTCTGCAGCCTTCCTCATTATCTGCATTTACAATAAATAAATCAGAACAAGTAAAATTaggagttaaatgccattttcgtccccgaggtttggccagttttgcgactttcgtccaaagggttgtttttttcgcatctggatccaaaaggtttgaaatcttgcaattttcatccgccttgttaactccatccatttttctacgttaagtcaggggtatttccgtctttttttgttaatttaaagGGCAATTCAGGCTTCAAGGGTATTCAGTCTTTTTACATagagtgaaaaagaccgaattgccctttaagttaacaaaaaatacTGAAATACCCCGgatttaacagagaaaaatggatggagttaacaagccggatgaaaatgccaagatttctatccttttggatccagatgcgaataaacaaacctttggaaagtcgcaaaactggccaaacctcagggacgaaaacagcattttactctaaaattaaTTATATGTTTACAATATACATTGTCAAAACACAAAATACCCTTTTAATTTACAATAGATAATGTCATAAGATTGAAATCATACCATTTTACCAACACCGGGTGACCCAACAAATATCATTTTGTCAACTGAAGACACCAATGCTTCTCCCGTCTCAGCAAACCTGCACAAATCAAAGTTTAAAGCTCCTaactaaatataaaaaaatcacaTAACAAAGAAGGGCTTACCCAGTTATTACTTCAACAAGATTTTCAGGAGCACCGACAGCTGCAAGGGCACTTTGGAGAATTCGCACATAGAAACATCCAGACCAGCTTGCGtgttcagaaacctgcaaaaACCAATAAAGAGATCCGactaaattaaaaacaataatgaTTTGTAAATAATTTTTATTCAAGAATAAAAATACCTTGACAACTATCCCATTTCCGGAAAATACAGCCGCCAAAACCGGATTAAACAAGTTATGAAACGGATAATTCCATGATACAATAGCTCCAACC
This genomic interval carries:
- the LOC110897786 gene encoding aldehyde dehydrogenase 22A1, producing MAFWWPLIVIAFAYVICKFLLMLIPSNVPSIDVDASDVIDDGHPKENSFIYIPSRRQTDKVQCYEPATMKYLGYFPALKPDEVKERVAQVRKSQVVWAKGSFKQRRQFLRVLLKYILEHQDLICEVSSRDTGKTMVDASMGEIMTTCEKITWLLSEGEKWLKPEHRSCGRSMLHKTAKVEFHPLGVVGAIVSWNYPFHNLFNPVLAAVFSGNGIVVKVSEHASWSGCFYVRILQSALAAVGAPENLVEVITGFAETGEALVSSVDKMIFVGSPGVGKMIMRKAADTLIPVTLELGGKDPFIVCEDVDVPHVAQVAVRAALQSSGQNCAGAERFYVHKDVYSAFVAAVVKIVKSVTAGPPQSGKYDMGAICMQDHSERLQSLINDALDKGAEIVGGGSVRNISEGAVDQYFPPTVIVNVNHQMRLMQEEAFGPIMPIMKFSSDEEAIRLANDSKYGLGCAVFSGSQRRARFIASQLHCGVAAINDFASNYMCQSLPFGGVKDSGFGRFAGVEGLRACCLVKSVVEDRWWPLIKTKIPKPIQYPVAENAFEFQQSLVEALYGFNVWDRLRALVNVLKMLTEQNSPVNTKRSD
- the LOC110897787 gene encoding protein high chlorophyll fluorescent 107; amino-acid sequence: MKLSSSQQHFPLFNGGSKLHFTTFIKPSFSHSHLQFPSLPALDSSSSSAASIPAPVLRETAVPAEFADTGSSEISKRTVKELLVIRRPVKESAGDGEGEGDADVEVEVEGSSSLTSSSSVVDAELSRFAKKMPIFEPMRIDSSSGEKPLGVNLDLALYRAKVLGRNFRYKEAEEVLQKCISYWPEDGRSYVALGKILGKQSKANEARAVYEKGCQATQGENAYIWQCWAVLENKMGNIRRARQLFDAATVADKKHIAAWHGWAVLELKVGNVKKARYLLSKGIKNCGGNEYIYQTLAMLEAKANRYEQARYLFRQATKCNPKSCASWLAWAQLEVQQENYRDARQLFEKAVEASPKNRFAWHVWGVFESNIGNVDKGRKLLKIGHALNPRDPVLLQSLGLLEYKHSAPNFARALFRRAAELDPRHQPVWIAWGWMEWKEGNIKTARELYQKALSINSTSESAARCLQAWGVLEQRLGNLSAARRLFRSSLNINSQSYVTWMTWASLEEDEGNSIRAEEIRNLYFQQRTEVVDDGSWVTGMLDIIDPAIDSIKKLLNINQNPYNKTRDSSTSEDGSDRVVDESNTESGTGFDLDGFIRKKLSLDASKLDIDLESKSNKSPRKIWRASESKVPV